A portion of the Gossypium arboreum isolate Shixiya-1 chromosome 8, ASM2569848v2, whole genome shotgun sequence genome contains these proteins:
- the LOC108469283 gene encoding 21 kDa protein-like: MANIGSYFSISAIFIFSLFTTSPSLCLAARKFLSSETDTKFIKTWCDATTYPDLCFVTFSSYAAEIQDSPKTITTKSLFVALNSTRSASKNLTDISKTQGLKPRETEALQDCVEEIGDSIDELKRSIVEMDETAGKSFAFRMSDIQTWVSAALTDEDTCMDGFSETAIDGDVKANMRTLIEKVAHLTSISLAFVNHYAGANK; encoded by the coding sequence ATGGCAAATATTGGTTCATACTTTTCAATATCAGCTATCTTCATTTTTTCCCTGTTTACAACTTCCCCAAGCTTGTGCTTAGCGGCTAGAAAATTCCTCAGCTCCGAAACAGATACAAAGTTCATCAAAACTTGGTGTGATGCGACAACCTACCCTGACTTGTGTTTCGTCACCTTTTCTAGCTATGCAGCTGAAATCCAAGACAGTCCCAAAACAATAACCACCAAGTCCCTCTTCGTCGCGCTTAACTCAACACGTTCGGCTTCCAAGAACCTTACCGACATCTCCAAAACACAGGGTTTAAAGCCTAGAGAGACTGAGGCTCTCCAGGATTGTGTGGAAGAAATAGGTGATTCGATTGATGAACTCAAAAGGTCTATCGTTGAAATGGATGAGACTGCAGGCAAAAGCTTTGCTTTCCGCATGAGTGATATTCAAACATGGGTGAGTGCAGCTTTGACAGATGAAGATACCTGCATGGATGGCTTCTCAGAGACCGCCATTGATGGAGATGTCAAAGCTAATATGAGGACTTTAATTGAGAAAGTTGCACACTTGACAAGCATTTCCTTGGCCTTTGTCAACCACTATGCTGGTGCCAATAAATAA